GCGCCAAGCGCCAGGTGGAGAGCGGCGAGGACGTGCTGATTCTGCTGGACAGCATCACGCGACTGACCCGGGCCTACAACCTGGTGCAACCGTCGAGCGGGCGCACGCTTTCAGGAGGCATCGAACCGCAAGCCCTCTATCCGCCCAAGGGGTTCTTCGGCGCCGCGCGAAAGGTGGACGACGGCGGCAGCCTCACCATCATCGCGTCGTGTCTGATCGAGACGGGCAGCCGGATGGACGAGGTGATCTACGAGGAGTTCAAGGGCACGGGGAACTGGGAGCTGATGCTCGACCGGCGCCTGGCCGAGCGCGGCACCTTCCCAGCCGTGGACGTGCTGCGGTCCGGGACCCGACGCGTAGAGCTGCTGCTGGCCGACGACGAGCTGAAGTACTTCTGGCGCCTGCGGCGGATGCTCAACGCCATGGACTCGCACGATTCCTCGAATTCCACCGAACTGATGTTCGACCGCATGCGCCGCACGGAAAGCAATGCGGCGTTCTTCAAGTCCCTCAGCGAGCAGGGCGGGTAGATTCGGCTTATGATCTACGCCGCTTCATATACCAGAAGCTTCGAGCAGTCCTGACATGCCAAGCGTCAAAGTCGTGCTGATCAAAGACGTGCCGAGTCTGGGCCAGATTGGCGACGTGGCCTCGGTCTCGGCGGGCTATGCGCGCAACTATTTGTTGCCGCGCGGCCTGGCGGTGACCGCGACCGCCAAACGGCTGGCGGACACGCACTTTCATGAGGAATTGGCCGACCGGCGCGAGGCGGCCGCGCGGGCCGAGGCGGAGGGCCTCGCCGCCGCCCTCCAGGGCCAGGCCATCACGATCGCGGTGGTCGTGGGCGACCAGGGACGCATGCACGGCCAGATCACCAACCAGGACGTCGCCACGGCGATTCGCGAGCAGCTTGGGGTGGAGATCGATCGTCACACGCTGCAGATCGACAGTCCGATCCGGTCGCTGGGCCGCTACCTGCTGCCGATTCGAGTCGCGGCGGGCGTTGAGGCGTCCATCACGCTCGAGGTAGTCGAATACGAGGAGCCGGCGGAAGAGCCCGAGGAGCCGGAGGAGCCGGAGGCGCCGGAGGAAGCCGAGCCAGGTGCCGTCGAAGTTGGGGAATACGACTTCTCGCGCTAGGGCTGGCCGTTCTTCTTCAAACGCACAGGTTCCTTCTGTAACTGTGGATAGGGCAGTGGTAGGTCTCCCTGCTTCCTGAAGGATCGCGTCCGGCGCAAGCGTCTCCGAGTGCACCCTCACCCTAGCCCTCTCCCATCAAGGGAGAGGGGACCGGACGGCGATCCGACGAAGCGAGCAAGCTGCGCGGGCGGGTCTGAGACCCGCCCCTGCAACAGACACCCAGAGCGGCTGCCGGTTCGACCGGACTGGATTCCGGCCTTCGCCGGATTGACGGACTCAGAGTGGACCGCGATCCACCCGCGCAAAAAGCGCGTTGTTCGTATTATGTCTGGTATAATTGTCCCGCCTTATCGTGGTCTGCTTTTCGAGGGCGTGGTTATCCCCACGGCATATTGGAGTCTTTCGGAAACAGCTGTGGATGGGGGGGCCCATGCTCGGGAGTCACGCGCGGCGATACAGCGCGCCGTGGCAAGGGCGCTCAAATGCCCCCTTAATGGCACGCCGCCATTGATCCCCGAACGGACGGTTTTGCCGCTGTGACGACCGAGATCGAACGACTTCCGCCCCAGGACCTGGATGCCGAGCGCTCATTGCTGGGCAGCTTGCTGATCGACTCGGATGCCGTGAGCACGGTCAGCGGCAAAATCCAGCCCGACGACTTCTACCGCGAGCAGCACCGCGCCATCTTCGAGGCCGTCTCCAACATCGCCTCGCGCAACGAACGCTCGGACTCGGTGACGGTATCCGACGAGCTGCGCCGGACGGAGAGCCTGGAGCTCGCTGGCGGCCCGCCGTATATCGCCGACTTGATCAACGCGGTGCCCACGGCGTTCCACGTGGAGCACTACGCCTCTATCGTGCGGCGGACGGGCATCCTGCGGCGGATCATCCAGGCGGCCACGCAAATGGCCGGCGCGTCCTATCGCGCGGGCGCCGATCCCGACGACGTGCTGGACCTGGCCGAGAGCCTCATCTTCAGCATCGCCAATGAGATGGGGACGCGCGACTTCGAGTCGCTGCGCGCGGTGATGCACGTGTTCGAAGAGCAGCTCATGTTCCGGCTGCAACATCGAGGCGTCCTGAGCGGCGTGGCAACCGGCATCGGCGAGCTGGATCGGTTGACGGGCGGCCTGCAGCGCTCCGACTTGATCGTCCTGGCGGCGCGGCCCGGCATGGGGAAAACGGCGTTCGCCCTGCAACTGGCGCTGCACGCCGCCATGCACAACGACGTTCCAGTCGGCTTCTTCGCGCTGGAGATGCCGGGGCATCAGCTGGCGCAGCGGATCGTGGGCAGCCGCGCCCGGGTCGACTCCATGCGGATTCGAGACGGCGAGCTCAACGACGCGGAGATTGCCAAGGCCGTGGCGGCGATGGCCGAGCTCGCCGAGTACCCGATCTTGATCGACGATTCGCCGTCGCTGACGGTGCTCGAGCTGCGGGGGAAGGCCCGGCGCATGCACCTGGAGCACACCATCGGGCTGCTCATCGTTGACTACTTGCAGCTAATGAGCTCCGCGACCTACCGCGACAATCGGGTGCAAGAGATCACCGAGATCACCCGCTCGCTGAAGTCGCTGGCCCGTGAGCTCAACATCCCGGTCGTGGCCTGCGCCCAGCTCTCGCGCGCCGTCGAGCAGCGGCCAAACCCCACGCCCCGGCTTTCGGACCTGCGCGAAAGCGGGTCCATCGAGCAGGACGCTGACGTCGTAGTCTTCCTGCACGAGCCCGAGCGCGACGACGAAGTGATTGGAAAGCCCGTGGACCTGCGCCTGACGATTGCCAAGCAACGCAACGGGCCGGTCGGTGAACTGGATCTGCGATTCATTCGCTCGCACGGGCGATTCGAGGAAGTCGCCGAGCGGTCGCTATAGGGCCGCCAGAGGAGACCGTCATGGCCGAAATGCCCCAGGGCCGAGACTTTCGCGTGCCGCCCGTGATTCACGTCGGCGAAGGCGCCCTGTCACGACTGCCGGAAACCCTGACCGACCTGGGCATCCAGCGCGCGGTGCTGGTGACGGATCGCGTGCTCGCCAGCGGGCCGTGGATGCCCGTCTTGCAGGCATATGCGGCCGAGGCCGAGGTCGAGCTGACGATCGACGATGCGCTGGCGGCAGAGCCGACGACGGACGACGTGGGCCGCGCGCTGGGGCGCATTCGCGCGAGCGACGCGGATGGCGTGATCGCGTTCGGCGGCGGCAGCGCCATCGATACGGCCAAGTCGGCGGCCGTGCTGGCGGGCAATCCGGGCGGGCTGCCCGACTACGAAGGGTACGAGCGGATTCCGCGTCCGGGGCTGCCGGTTATTGCGATTCCCACCACGGCCGGGACTGGCGCGGAGGTGACCCGCGGCGTGGCGGTCACCGATCCCGTACGCGACGTGAAGATGCTGCTGATGAGCGCGCAGCTGGTGCCGGCGGCGGCCATCGTCGACCCGGCGCCGACCGTGAGCATGCCGCCGGGGGTGACGGCCTCCACCGGCCTCGACGCGCTGACGCACGCCATCGAGGCGTACGTTTCCCGCAAGAGCTATCCGCTTACCGACGCGCTGGCTATCGACGCCGTCAAGCGCATCGCCGGGTCGCTGGTGCGGGCCTATGAGTGCCCGGACGACTTGGAGGCCCGTGACGCGATGGCGCGGGGCTCGCTGCACGCGGGCATGGCGTTCCACAACTCCTCGGTGGCGCTGGTGCACGGCATGTCGCGGCCCATCGGCGCGTTGTTCCACGTCCCGCACGGGCTCTCGAACGCCATGCTGCTGCCCGCGGTGATGGCGTTCAGCATCCCTGGAGCCGTGGCGCGCTATGCCGACATTGGGCGAGCCATGGGCGCGGCCGGGGCCGGCGACACCGACGAAGCGGCCGCCGCGAGCGGCATGCGGCTGGTCGAGGAGCTCTGCGCCCAGGTCGAGGTGCCGACGCTGGCCGCATGGGGCGTCGATCGCGAGGCGTTTCGGCGCGCCACGCCCAAGATGGCGCGCGACGCGCTGGCCAGCGGCAGTCCGGGCAACAATCCCCGGCTGGCCTCCGAGGCCGAGATCGTGGAGCTCTACGAGCAGGTGATCAGCCTCTGAGTCACCGGGGTCGGGTTGGCGATGCCACGGTCAGGCGGCGAATCCGCCGATATACTCGACTGAAGTAGCGGCCGCGAGCGGCCGGACCATCTTTCTGCCATGGCCCTGGGCATTCTCAAACACCTCGTCGGCGACGATGCCGAGCGCACTGCGCGACAGCTTCGACCTCGCGTGGCCGAGATCAACGACCTGGAACCCGAGACGCAGCGGCTCTCGGATCGGGAGCTGCTTGGCGTAACCGACGAGCTGCGCCAGCAGCTGGCGTCCGGCGAGTCGCTGGACGACCTGCTGCCGGAGGCCTTTGCCGCCGTGCGCGAGGCCGTGCGCCGGCACACGGGCGAGCGGCAGTTCGACGTGCAGCTGATGGGCGGGATGGTGCTGCACGACGGCGACATTGCCGAGATGCGCACCGGTGAGGGCAAGACGTCGGTGGCGGCATTGGCCGCCTATCTCAACGCGCTCGAAGGCCGCGGCGTGCACATCGTGACGGTGAACGACTACCTGGCGGCGCGCGACGCCGGCTGGTACGGCCGCGCCCTCGTGGAGCGCTTGGGGCTGACCGCCGGCGTGATCCAGCACGACTTGCCGCCCGACGATCGGCGCGCGGCCTATGCGGCCGACCTGACTTACGGCACGAACAACGAGTTCGGGTTCGACTACCTGCGCGACAACATGGTGCACGACCTGGCGCACCGGGTGCAGCGCGGGCTCAACTACGCCATCGTGGACGAGGTCGACAACATCCTCATCGACGAGGCTCGGACGCCGCTCATCATCTCGGGGGCCGCCGAGGAGTCCACCGAGCACTACTACCAGTTTGCGGGGCTCGTGACGCGGCTGGATGCGGCCACGGACTTCACCGTCGATCTGAAGCTCCGCGCCGTATCACTGACGGAAGTGGGCATCTCGAAGATGGAGCGGCTGCTCAAGGTCGACAACCTGTACGACGAAAAGTCGTTCCAGCTCGTTCACTACCTGGAGCAGGCGCTGCGCGCGCAGGTGATGTACACGCGCGGCAAGGACTACGTGCTGTTTGCGAACGGCCAAGTCATCGATGGCCGCGATCGCCGGGCCGAGGTGGTGATCGTGGACGAGTTCACGGGCCGTCTGATGCACGGGCGGCGCTTCAGCGACGGCTTGCACCAGGCGATCGAGGCCAAGGAAAACGTCGCCGTGCAGCGCGAGAGCCAGACGATGGCCACGGTGACGTTCCAAAACTACTTCCGCATGTACGAGAAGCTCGCCGGCATGACGGGTACCGCCAAAACGGAAGAGCAAGAGTTTCAGACCATCTACGACCTCAACGTGCGGGTGATCCCGACGCATCGCGAGATGATCCGGGACGACGCCCCCGACCTCGTCTATGCCTCGGCCAAGGCTCGTGACCGGGCGGTGATCAGCGGCATCGTCGCGTCCTACCGCGAGCGGCGGCCCGTACTCGTCGGCACGACGTCGATCGAAAAGTCCGAGGAGCTGAGCGGCATGCTGCGGCGCGAGGGCGTGGTGCACAACGTGCTCAACGCCAAGTACCACGCGCAGGAGGCGCAGATCGTGGCCGAGGCGGGCCGGCTGGACGCGGTCACCATTGCCACGAACATGGCGGGCCGCGGCACGGACATCATCCTGGGCGGTCGGCCCGAGGGGCGCTCAGCCGCGCAGTGGCAGGCGGAGCACGACCAGGTCATCGAGCTTGGCGGGCTGCATGTCCTCGGCACCGAGCGGCACGACGCCCGCCGGATCGACAACCAGCTGCGCGGTCGTTCCGGCCGCCAGGGCGACCCCGGCGCCAGCCAGTTCTTCGTGTCGCTGGAAGACGAGCTGATGCGGCGGTTCGGCTCGGATCGCATCCAGGGGCTGATGCAGCGGCTGGGCGTGGAAGAGGACCAGCCGATCGAGAGCGGCATGGTGACGAAGGCGCTTGAATCCGCCCAGACCAAGGTGGAGGCCCACAACTACGAGACGCGCAAGTACGTCATCGAGTTCGACAACGTGGTGAACCGGCAGCGCGGCGTGATCTACCAGCAGCGCGATCGCATCATCAAGGCCGAAGACCTGGTCGACATGGTGGACGAGATGCTCGAGCGCGAAGTCGACCACCTGGTGGACGCGCACGACATCTCCCCGCAAACGGAACCGGAGGAGCTGGAAGAGCTGGTGCAGTCATATCTGGCGATCAGCGGCGGACCCGCCCGCGGCCTGCGGGCGGACGATTTCGAAGGGCTGCGCGCGGACGACCTGCGCGAAGCGCTGCAAGCCCGCGCCCACGAGGATTGGCGTCGCAAGATCGACGAGCTGCCGGATGACGCCGTGCAGCCGCTGCTGCGCTGGATCATGCTCCAAAACACGGACTATCTCTGGGTACAGCATCTGACCGCCATCGAAGACGTGCGGCAGGGCATCGGGCTGCGCGCTTACGGGCAGCAGGACCCGCTGGTGGCCTTCAAGCGCGAAGGCTTTCAGATGTTCGAGCAGCTGATGACCACCATGCAGTCCGACATCTTGCGGCGCGTGTTTCGCGCGCAGGTGCAGCAGCAGCTCCCGGCCAGCACCGTCCTTTCGCGGCACCGGGAGCAGGCCGCCGCGGCGACACCAGCGGCACCGGCGGCGGGCGCCAGCCGAGCCAACGGCAGCGGGGGCCAGGCGCCGCGGCTGACGCGGCGCGAGCGCCGACGCCGGGAACGCGACGAGAAGAAGCGCGCCAAGCGCCAGGCGCGACGCGGCAAGAAAGTCCGGTCCGGCTAGTCCGCCGCGCCATGCCATCCGCTCTCGACTCCGCCGACGTCTTGCAATCCGCTCGCTCACTGTGCGACCGGGTGCGCGACTTTCGGGGGCATCTTTGACCTTGCGTCCAACGCCGAGCGCCTGGCCGAGCTAGAGGCGCAAATCGCCGAGCCCGAGTTTTGGGGGGACCAAGTCCGGGCTCGCGACACCATGCGCGAAATCACGCGTCTGAAGTCGCAGATCGAGATCTGGGACGAGCTTGAAACGGCAGCCGCCGAGGTCTTGGAGCTCGCCGAGCTGGCGGACGCGGATGACGCCGACATGCTCGGCGACGTGGCAGCCGAAGCATCCGCGCTGACACGCCGCCTCGATGCGCTCGAGACGCAGCTGCTGCTGGGCGGCGAATTCGACGCCCACGATGCCTTCCTCACGATCCAGTCCGGGGCGGGCGGCACGGAGAGCCAGGACTGGGCCGAGATGCTGCTGCGCATGTATTCGCGCTGGGCCGAGCGGCGCAAGTGCGACGCGACGGTGATCGAGGTATCGCCCGGCGAGGAAGCCGGCATCAAGAGCGCGACGGTGCAGATCGAGGGCGACTTCGCCTATGGCTATCTGAAGGCCGAGCGCGGCGTGCATCGGCTGGTGCGCCAGTCGCCGTTCGACGCCGGCAACCGGCGGCACACCTCATTCGCCCGCGTGGACGTGATTCCGGTGCTGGAAGAGGCCGGCGACATCGAGATCGACCCGGCCGACCTCCGCGTCGAGACCTTTCGGGCCGGCGGGCACGGCGGGCAATACGTCAACAAGACCGATTCGGCGGTGCGAATCACGCACCAGCCGTCGGGCATCGTGGTGAGCTCCCAAAACCAACGGTCGCAGCACCAGAACCGTGAGGTCGCCCTGCAGGTGCTGCGCGCACGGCTGCTGGAACGCGATATCGCCGCGCGAGAGGCTGAGCAGGTGCGGCTGCGGGGCGACTTGAAAGCCGTGGACTTCGGCAGCCAGATCCGCTCGTACGTCCTGCACCCCTACCGCATGGTCAAGGACGTGCGCACCGGCGTGGAGGTGGGCAACACGCAAGCGGTGCTGGACGGCGATCTCGATGTCTTCATCGACACCTACCTGCGGGCGACGGCGCCTTCAACCGTGGAGCGGCCCTCATGAGGCGGCGCGTCGTCCGAGCCCCGCTCGTCGCGATGCTGGTAGCCCTGGCGCTCGTGGGGGCCTGGACCACGTCGGCGGCAGCGGAGCTCGATTCGGCGGTGCTCACCACGGACGTGGAGTTTGGCACCGGCATCACCTTTCGCCTGGAAATGCCGCATGCGGCCGCGGAGCCTGCCAGCGTCGAGGTGCGTTACGGGCTCCCGGACAGCATCGTGGTCCGCCGGTCGGCGGCGGAGTTTTCGGTGGCCGACGGGCTCCTGCGCGCCGCGTTCGCCTGGGAGCCTCGCGACCCGCTAGTGGTCGGCACCGAGGTCGAGTACCGGTTCGTTGTCCGTTCGGCCGATGGGTCGGAGACTCAAACCGCCCCGGCGGCCGTGAGCTATATCGACGCGACGCTGCCTTGGACAACTGCCAGCGAAGGCCTGGTCGAGATTTGGTATTACGCGGGAGGCGAGGCGGTCGAGATGGACGCGCGGGCCGGCATTCGCGCGGCCCTGGACATCTTGCGCGACAGCTTCGGCGCCGAGCTGGAGCGACCGACGCGGCTGATGCTGTACGCCGACATCGCGCAGATGCGCCGGGACCTGGGGGGTGGTACGAGTGCCTGGGTCGGCGGCGCAGCGATCGCCGATTTGAACGTCACCGTGCTGCATGCCCCGGTGGTGAACCGCGACCCGCTCGACCTCCAGGCCACAGTTGCGCACGAGATCACGCATATCGTCCTGGAACACCGCACGCACAACTCGTTTGGCGGTTTGCCGGCCTGGCTCCACGAGGGCCTGGCCACAACCGTGGAGGCGGAGATCAAGGAGCGATTTGCCTACGGCGACATCATGACAAGGCTCGTTGACGAGGACAATTTCGTTTCCCTACGCGGCATCACCGGCAGCTTTCCGGCGGACAGCCAGGCGGCCGTGAACGCGTATGCCCAGAGCAACTCGCTCGTGACGTACATCATCGAGACCTGGGGAAGAGAAGGCATTGCCGACCTGCTCGAGGCGTATGCGGGCGGCGTGTCCGACAACGAGGCGGTGCAGGCGGCGCTGGGCATCTCGCTCGACGAGCTTGATCGTGCGTGGCTGGGCACCCATGGGGTGGACAGCCCGACATTTTCGGCGCTGACGCAGCCCGAGATCGCCGGCGCGACGGCGCCACCGGACGGCGAAGGGACGCCACCCGCCCGGCCGGCGCCCGACCCCGTCGTTGCCGCCGCGGCCGCGTTGGCCGTCATCGCGGCCGCGGCAACCGTGCTCCTCGTCCGGCGTGTACGCGTCGCGCGCGGATATGCTCGGTACTAACGTGAGCCGGGACGGAATTCTCCAGCATCTCCGGGCACCGATCCGTGTGCGGCGCGGGCGACAGCCATGATCGTCCTGGAGGACGTGCACAAGGTCTATCCCAACGGCACGCAAGCACTCAACGGCGTGAGCCTGGAGATTCCCGAACGCGACTTTGCCTTCCTGGTCGGTCCCAGCGGCGCGGGCAAGACGACCATCATTCGGCTCATCAACCGCGACGAGACCGTGACTACTGGCAGCGTGTTCGTGGAAGCCACCGACGTGACCCGGCTGCGGCGCCGGGACGTGCCCCAGCTGCGGCGGCGCGTGGGAGTGATCTACCAGGACTACAAGCTGTTGCCCTCGCTGACGGTCCGGCAAAACGTGGAGTTCGTGCTGAAGGCCACCAACGAGTTCGATCACCTGTCCGACGGGCTGGTGGAGGAGACGCTCGCGACCGTGGGGCTTACCCGGCGGACCAACCACTACCCCCACCAGCTATCCGGCGGCGAGCAACAACGGACGGCTATCGCGCGCGCGCTGGTGCGGCGGTGCCCGATATTGGTGGCCGACGAGCCGACGGGGAATCTCGATCAGGAGTCGGGCTGGGAAACCATCCAACTTCTGGTCCAACTCAACGCGCGGGGCACCACGGTGGTGATCGCCACCCACAACCGGACGCTGGTCGACACGATGCGGCGGCGGGTGATTGAAATCGAGCGCGGGCGAGTGGTTCGGGACGAGCCCGAGGGTGGCTACTATGGCTAGGCTGCACGTCGCGCGCTACCTGCTCGGCTCGGCGCTCACGGGCCTTTGGCGCAACCGCACCATGACGGGCGGCGCCATCGTCACCACGGCCATCATGCTCATCACGTTGGCCGGGTTTCTGGCCATCAACGACACCCTGAACCAGATGGTGACGGCGCTGGGACGCAAGAGCAACCTGATTGCCTATGTGCGCGACGAGGCGCGCCCCACGCAGGTGATGGCGATCATCGACGATCTGCGCACGCGGCCCGGCGTCGGCGAAGTCCAGTTCGTGTCCAAGGAGGACGCGCTGGCGATCTTCGAGTCGCGGTTCGTGGACCAGCGCGACATCCTGGACGTGTTGCAGAGCAATCCGCTGCCGGCCAGCGTGGAGCTTCGTCTGAACGATCCGTCCGTCGTCCCCGAGCTGGCGCAGGAGCTGCAAACGATGACCACGGTCTTCGACGACGTGGTGGTGCCGCTGGACGTGGTCGAAGAGGTGATTGGGATTTCCAACCTGGCCCGCGTGGCCGGCTCGGTGATCATCATTGCCCTGACCGGCGTGACGCTGTTCGTGATCGTGAACACGATTCGGATCGCCGTGTTCGCGCGGCGCCAAGAGATTGAAATCATGAAGCTGGTGGGTGCGACCGACTGGTTCGTGCGAGGTCCGTTCGTGGCGGAGGGCGCGATCATTGGCGGCGTTGGGGCCGGCATCGCGGCCATCGCGCTGGTGGTGCTCTACGCACAAGCCGCGCCGGTCGTCACGCGGATCGTGTCGTTCCTGCCGGTGTCGACTGACACCGATTTCGTGCGCAACCTGGCGGTCTTTACGCTGCTTGTGGGTCTGATCGTCGGCAGCCTGGGCAGCTATTTCTCGGTTCGCCGCTACCTTTCGGTGTAGGGCGCGTCGGCGTGATCGTGCTGCAGTCGGTCACCAAGAGCTATGGCGACGTGCGGGCGGTAAACGGCGTCACGCTGGCGATCTCGCGAGGCGAGTTCGCCTTTCTGATGGGGACGAACGGCGCGGGCAAGACCACGCTGCTGCGCCTGATTTCCCGCGAGGAGCAGCCGGACACCGGCGTGGTCCTCGTCGGGGGCGGCAATACCGCCGAGCTGACCGGGCCGGGGCTGACGCGGCTGCGGCGGCGCATGGGCGTGGTCTACCAAGACACGCGCCTGCTGCCGAACGCCACGGTGGCCGAGAACGTGGCGCTGCCGCTCCGGGTGCGTGGCATGGGCGGTGCCGATCTGACGTCCGACGTGAAGGCGGTGCTCGAGCGGGTTCGACTAGCCGACAAAGAGTCGCGCTTTCCCCGGGAGCTGTCGGGCGGCGAGCAGCGGAAGGTGGCCATCGCGCGCGCGGTGGTCGCGAATCCCGAGATCCTGCTCTGCGATGAGCCGACGGAAAGCCTGAGCGCCGAGCGGGCGGCGGAAATCGTGGACCTGCTGCTGGACATCAACGCCGACGGCGTGACCACGGTGGTCGCCACGCACGACACGGGCACGGTGAACCGTCTGCGCCGGCGCGTGATCCACATGGACGACGGCTGCGTGCAATCGGACACATTGGTTGGCTCCGCGGCGCAGCCACAGCCCACGAACGGTCCAGGCTAGGCCCGCACTGGCATACTGGCTCCCCCCCGGAGCGCCAGCGTGGGCTGCGCCACTGACCCGCACGCAGCGCTGCGCTAGGGTTTTGGGGCGACATCGCCAAGGGCTCCTCGCATGAATCGCAACCCGCGGACGGGCATGCTGCTTGCGGCCGCTGTCGTTGCCCTATGCGCGGTGTTCAGCGCGGGCTTCATTACCGGGACCATCGCCGGGGATCAGGGGACTCAGCCACGGGACCAGTTCGCCGGCGCCGTTGACCCCGAACTGCCGGCTGACGTTGACGCAGACCAAGATCCTCGTCCGCTGGCCTTTCCGACCGCGGACGCTCGGCCCGAGACGCCCGCCGAGTTCGACGACGTTGACTTCGCCCTGTTCTGGGAGGCCTGGACCGTCATTCAGGACCACTTCTACGGCGGTCCACTCGACCCGGAGATTCTGCGGGAAGGCGCGATTCGCGGGCTTGCCGAGGCGACCGAGGATCAACACACGGTCTATCAGAACTCCGAGGAAGCCGAGCGCTCTCGTGAGCGAATACGCGGCAGCTTCGTTGGCGTGGGCATCCGCATCGAGTTGCGCGACGAAACGCCGTTCGTGCTCACGCCGCTGCCAGACTCACCGGCCGAGCGTGCCGGGATTCGCGCCAATGAGTTCGTCGTCGCGGTGGACGGCGTGGCCACGCGCGGGATGTCGCTGGCTGAGTTCGGCAGGCTCGTGCGCGGCGAGGAGGGGACGTCGGTAGTCCTCACGATGCAGCCCGAGGGGAGCGAGGACACGCGCGACGTCAGCGTCGAGCGGGCGCGAGTTCTCGTGCCGTCGGTCACGAAGGATCGGTTCGACGAAATCGGCTACGTGCGCATTGCCAATTTCGGCAGCCGCACGTCCGGCGAGCTGCGGCAGGCCCTGGACGATCTTGCGGCTAAAGACATTTCCGCCCTGGTGCTCGACCTTCGCAACAACCCGGGCGGGCTGCTCGACGCGAGCGTGCGGGTCGCGGCCCAGTTCCTGGCCAAGGGCCAGACCATTCTGATCCAGGATCACCGCCATGAGGGTCGCACGCGCTGGCGCGTTCAGGACGAAGGGGGCGATACGACGACGCCCATGTTGGTGCTCGTGAACGGCGGATCGGCCAGCGCCTCCGAAATCGTGGCCGGCGCGCTCCAAGCGCACGGCCGCGCCCAGTTGATGGGCGACGAGACCTTCGGGAAGGGCTCGATGCAAGAGCTGCATCAGTTGTCGGACGAGTCCGTGATGCGAGTGACAAGCGGCATCTGGATCACGCCGAACGACGTGAATCTCAACGACTCGGGGCTTACACCGGACGTGCCGCACGAGTCCTCGGACGGGCCCTACGGCGGCGAGGATGACGAGCTCTTGCAGGAGGCGCTGCGCCGGCTTGGCGCCGACCGCATTCCGGACGTAGACCCAAAGCAGCCGTAAGCACGGTAGGCGGCATACGTCGGGCGGGGCCGGGACACGCC
The genomic region above belongs to Chloroflexota bacterium and contains:
- a CDS encoding ATP-binding cassette domain-containing protein, coding for MIVLEDVHKVYPNGTQALNGVSLEIPERDFAFLVGPSGAGKTTIIRLINRDETVTTGSVFVEATDVTRLRRRDVPQLRRRVGVIYQDYKLLPSLTVRQNVEFVLKATNEFDHLSDGLVEETLATVGLTRRTNHYPHQLSGGEQQRTAIARALVRRCPILVADEPTGNLDQESGWETIQLLVQLNARGTTVVIATHNRTLVDTMRRRVIEIERGRVVRDEPEGGYYG
- a CDS encoding S41 family peptidase is translated as MNRNPRTGMLLAAAVVALCAVFSAGFITGTIAGDQGTQPRDQFAGAVDPELPADVDADQDPRPLAFPTADARPETPAEFDDVDFALFWEAWTVIQDHFYGGPLDPEILREGAIRGLAEATEDQHTVYQNSEEAERSRERIRGSFVGVGIRIELRDETPFVLTPLPDSPAERAGIRANEFVVAVDGVATRGMSLAEFGRLVRGEEGTSVVLTMQPEGSEDTRDVSVERARVLVPSVTKDRFDEIGYVRIANFGSRTSGELRQALDDLAAKDISALVLDLRNNPGGLLDASVRVAAQFLAKGQTILIQDHRHEGRTRWRVQDEGGDTTTPMLVLVNGGSASASEIVAGALQAHGRAQLMGDETFGKGSMQELHQLSDESVMRVTSGIWITPNDVNLNDSGLTPDVPHESSDGPYGGEDDELLQEALRRLGADRIPDVDPKQP
- a CDS encoding peptidase MA family metallohydrolase codes for the protein MRRRVVRAPLVAMLVALALVGAWTTSAAAELDSAVLTTDVEFGTGITFRLEMPHAAAEPASVEVRYGLPDSIVVRRSAAEFSVADGLLRAAFAWEPRDPLVVGTEVEYRFVVRSADGSETQTAPAAVSYIDATLPWTTASEGLVEIWYYAGGEAVEMDARAGIRAALDILRDSFGAELERPTRLMLYADIAQMRRDLGGGTSAWVGGAAIADLNVTVLHAPVVNRDPLDLQATVAHEITHIVLEHRTHNSFGGLPAWLHEGLATTVEAEIKERFAYGDIMTRLVDEDNFVSLRGITGSFPADSQAAVNAYAQSNSLVTYIIETWGREGIADLLEAYAGGVSDNEAVQAALGISLDELDRAWLGTHGVDSPTFSALTQPEIAGATAPPDGEGTPPARPAPDPVVAAAAALAVIAAAATVLLVRRVRVARGYARY
- a CDS encoding ATP-binding cassette domain-containing protein: MIVLQSVTKSYGDVRAVNGVTLAISRGEFAFLMGTNGAGKTTLLRLISREEQPDTGVVLVGGGNTAELTGPGLTRLRRRMGVVYQDTRLLPNATVAENVALPLRVRGMGGADLTSDVKAVLERVRLADKESRFPRELSGGEQRKVAIARAVVANPEILLCDEPTESLSAERAAEIVDLLLDINADGVTTVVATHDTGTVNRLRRRVIHMDDGCVQSDTLVGSAAQPQPTNGPG
- the ftsX gene encoding permease-like cell division protein FtsX, with protein sequence MARLHVARYLLGSALTGLWRNRTMTGGAIVTTAIMLITLAGFLAINDTLNQMVTALGRKSNLIAYVRDEARPTQVMAIIDDLRTRPGVGEVQFVSKEDALAIFESRFVDQRDILDVLQSNPLPASVELRLNDPSVVPELAQELQTMTTVFDDVVVPLDVVEEVIGISNLARVAGSVIIIALTGVTLFVIVNTIRIAVFARRQEIEIMKLVGATDWFVRGPFVAEGAIIGGVGAGIAAIALVVLYAQAAPVVTRIVSFLPVSTDTDFVRNLAVFTLLVGLIVGSLGSYFSVRRYLSV